The window GGTCTGCATATTCGCGTAACGGGGACTCAGATATCCCGACATTGCGATGGTGGGGAAGGCAGTCTTGCAGAGAACGAAGTGACTTCTGTTATCCACTCACTGCACCGGCGCCAGGGAAATATTGCGTAATCAGTGCTTTCGCTTGTACAGTTTCCTGTAGTTTCCGAACTGCATACCGCGAAATATCGGCGGAGGGTGTCCTACTGGCACACTGGCGAAAACGCGCGGCTCAGTGCGCGAACATCGAATccccgcgaggcaggcgtgTACAGTAAACAAGCAACTCCCCCTTACTAGGCATGTACGCATCAGACAGACTGAGAAGGCCGTTGAAAAGAAGCAGATCTACAGCTAAGTACGAGTTATAGCCACTCACACGCCCACTGATACGAGTTCTAAGTCTGGTACGTCCTTGCGTAGATCAAAGCGTAGATCAAAGCGGAGATCTACGCAGTAGTGTCATGCTGATACTCACTATACTCTGTACTGTATTTGATTCAGAATAGaaggcctctctgcgcttccACCATCTCTCTGTCCCCGTTTTacttttttttgtttttgctCTTGGCTTACCACTGCGCAAGCGTCGAGCGGACAGCCGACCAAGCATCATGGAGAGCGGCGATCTGGCCGTCTTACGTGGAAGTATGGAGTTTCCTGCAGgacgagagggcgaggccccTCCACAATTTGTGAAGCCTTTCCCTTTGACGGCACTGCCGAACGTGGCTCGTGCCGGTCCCTCCCCGTGGATCAATGGTCACCAGATGTGTGGTTTGTCAGCAGCAACGAAGCCTTCCTGGGTGCCGGCAGTAGAGCCTTCCCCGCCTCGCGATCGGCAACCgtcggcaggcgctgccttGCCGAGGCGCAAGGACTCATATGGACAGGGAGAAAAGGCCCTGATGTGCGATCCTGTACAGAAACAGGAGCAGTCCCAGTCTGTATGCTCACGTGCGTTTCGAGAACAGAATATGGAGGAGGACGCATACTGGCCCTTGCCATGCGCCGCCGGTACTCCTCCTCTGTCGGCTCGGTCTGAGGAAGTGGCTACCGACAACAAGGCAGACTCTAATGTTGCTTGCGACAGTGTTGTTAACCCCGTGGACAGGGGTGAGAGTAAGAGTGGCAGAGACACTGTGAGCATGAGCACGATGTCAAACAGACCGTTTTACCCCGGTCCCGGAGTGGGAACTCACACCACTAATCAAGTGTACCCCACCTGTTACACTGCTGCCCCCGCTGAGCATTCATCTAACACTGCGGGGCAGCACAATGAAGCTGTCAGGAGTACTGCTGTGCCGTTCCCGTatgcgcctccgctctgtcGTTCCCAGCCTGCTGTCGCCAAGACCTCCTTTAGAGCAAACGATGTCCCTGCGTCTTCTGGCTTTCCTGGCGCGGATCGTCGGAGGAGTTCCATGAGCAGCCAAAAGATAACTGGCATGCTGCAGAGCGTTCGCAGGGCGTCAAGCACGCTTGTGCAGACGCTGACTGGAAGGCGCGAATCGCTGAAGCCGTCTCAGGCTGCCGCTTGTGGGAACGAGCCTCATCCAGGCTCCACTCGGAGGAGGAGCCGAGTGAGTGAAGCCGGGAGAGCAGAGTCTCGCGTTTCATTTCCGCATACCGCGTCTTCTCAAGccagcggcggaagcagcgaTCCGACAGAAGGATGGGGTTTCGCTGATTCATCGGGATCTCCGAAAGCCGTATTTTTCAGGGGCTCGCTCCTGTCCAGAGCTCGTGCCAAAGGAAGCTCCACGGGAGATGGGCGGCACTCGAGGGCATCTTTTGAGGAGCCTGAGGAGTACTCCATTTACTTTGGCGGGCACAACGATTCAGTTGTGCAGCCGTTGCAGACACTTGAGATTTTCGGAGAGGCCAGCAGAAAGGCAGAGGAAATCCGGGCACAGAGGCACTCCGACGACGGACGCCAGGAGGGGGATAGGGCGGGTTTGCGATCGATTTTGATTACCCGAAGCTCGCAGACCGGCACGCACGGTtccagcagcgccaggcCGTCAAGTCGATCGATGCAGAATCGTGTCCGGTTTACTGA is drawn from Besnoitia besnoiti strain Bb-Ger1 chromosome VI, whole genome shotgun sequence and contains these coding sequences:
- a CDS encoding hypothetical protein (encoded by transcript BESB_068330) is translated as MEFPAGREGEAPPQFVKPFPLTALPNVARAGPSPWINGHQMCGLSAATKPSWVPAVEPSPPRDRQPSAGAALPRRKDSYGQGEKALMCDPVQKQEQSQSVCSRAFREQNMEEDAYWPLPCAAGTPPLSARSEEVATDNKADSNVACDSVVNPVDRGESKSGRDTVSMSTMSNRPFYPGPGVGTHTTNQVYPTCYTAAPAEHSSNTAGQHNEAVRSTAVPFPYAPPLCRSQPAVAKTSFRANDVPASSGFPGADRRRSSMSSQKITGMLQSVRRASSTLVQTLTGRRESLKPSQAAACGNEPHPGSTRRRSRVSEAGRAESRVSFPHTASSQASGGSSDPTEGWGFADSSGSPKAVFFRGSLLSRARAKGSSTGDGRHSRASFEEPEEYSIYFGGHNDSVVQPLQTLEIFGEASRKAEEIRAQRHSDDGRQEGDRAGLRSILITRSSQTGTHGSSSARPSSRSMQNRVRFTEINELREYNPHETFQKRGTRAISEHPLLASLRHFLFRVQSDKRSITELAEKVDFMSERTSAVSTVIDACVHSIEDDAKRERVTPPRESVQESTTRLEDAHKQFQADLHQEQRKTKLIFYGGSAALLLLFVACLSLLGIYIADKRSLENGPCDLTEWTEWSACLALCGPGTSFRSRSARRASSAECPALLEARECTGPCSYFVVAASTPDPLPRQAVERFKECSPSLGPVLRNAVPGTNSNARVTSAAVDYSTGHRVWNVQLNFWPVPGTAAYSFAANAAVDPNRVVRNLEEALADPSTPASKAFESCLPTPGVYSVTFAKASSAVELAEPHTTCDVWPQPSGVAVLACRQALAACQCLSLVLVPPKPSALLEIEDPDVIQDSGFSIERSEWRLSALLGLGMNSTEAKARIDNALSNARSPLFLALASCRTD